The following DNA comes from Camelina sativa cultivar DH55 chromosome 14, Cs, whole genome shotgun sequence.
tcttttatttatttaggtcCTAAAATCGAGTCTGTTGTTTTTTGCAATTTTAgtccttttatttgtaataaattttgaccctagaagGTTCCCCGCTGATGGATCATTATATAAGGTCCCTTCTCAGCATTGTaacctttcaagtttttatgaaataaaatgggagctttttaggttttcttctgagatagaagcaaccacccttctctccttcttcttgtgtgtgaTTCCTTGAAGACTGATAtttgacttatcatagatcctttcacagataTGTGTGGCATCCTTCACTCCACCCatctatctcttcatcttccactGCTATCAAATAGATAGAACAGTGTTTTCAACCATTTGTCTATTCACCATCTCTTCGTTGTGTTCCATCTATCATCCAACGAATATGCAGAAcagtgttatcaaccatttgCCTATTTTCATCTATCAATGTGGGTTCCCCTCATCTGGGTTCCTATATCAGCTTCTCCAAAACGTTTTTGTTGAAAGTCGAGACCAAACATCTTCCTCTCAGCTTCATATGCTCGGTTCTCAAGCTTCTCCACACGCTTCCTTGTGTCTAAATCCTTGTTGAATAAAACTCCACACTTGGACCCATGGTCCTTTGTTAAGTCCAATACTTCATTGGCCAAGTCTCTAATGTTGATAGCATTATCTTGGGCACTCTTGAGATGTctatcttgttcttcttcaagacaaTGGATTTTTCTCTCCATGACTTCAGCATCTTTAGATCTTTGCTCTTCTATGCTTATAACTCTAACAGCAATTTTGTCCATTTTCCTTGAAAGATCAGAATCGATTTTATCAAGTTTCTCATGTAGCATCTTCATAGTCTCATATTGAAGATCTGCTAACTGTTCTATCAAGTTCagcatcttttcttcttcagctctttGTTGTGTAGACTCACGAAAATTGTCTTCAAAGACTTGGTGGGGAAATCAGATAAAATCAGGTTCTCGGTAAGAATGGTGTAGATCATTTTCGACTCTCCTTGGGTAAGGTCTTTGAAAAAGACTTGGACGGTGACTTGGGACAGATTCCCAATCTTTATAAACTTCATATGGTGCTGGAGACGGTCGAGTTCTAGGGTTACCTCGGTAGATagcttcttcttgttgttgaaatTATCGAAAATTGTGGTTTTCGAGAATTTTTTCATTAAAGAACTGATATGTCATGCAACAGTAGAAGTCTTTGAGCTCTTCGCCTCCATCTTCTGTAGTAGATGATAGATTATAAGACTCATCATTCTCCATTGGCAAATCTTCATATTGGCTCTCCTTAgcattttcttcaaaataagcATCTCCATCATCGGTTTGGCAATATTCTTCTCTAGTCCACTCCTTGGACTTGTTAGGATCGGTTGGATACTCAATTGAGGTTCCATATCCTTCTTCAGCATCAGTAGGGTGATAGAGTTGATTATAACTCCAGTTGTTGCGTTCGTCCGGGTTGTTGAATAAGGTTTGTAAGGCTTCAACCTTCCATTCTAGGCAGCTCTCAATGGTGTCAATGGTGTCAATGGTGTAGCCCATATTAATAATCTTTGTTACTTGATCTTGTATATCCTCCATATGGTCTAAAGCTTGATTGTTGATGGCATTGATTTGTTCCTCCAAGCGTGTAACATCCTTGGTGATAGTCTCGATTTTAGCTCCAAACTCAATACTCATCTTATCCAATTTTGCATTTAGAACTTTATCAGCCTCCTCTTCACTTGATAAAAgttcattcatcatcttcatgagcttgtctTCAGTGTAAGAGCTCCTTGAAGTGACTGGTTTTCGAGTGTcatagaaaaagttttcattgacATCGACATTCATGACTTCTTTAGGATCAAGGTAATGGTCTGTTGCAAAGCATGGCCCATCCGTGTGGTACGGTGTGAAAGAATGGTCAGCTGGGCAGTAATCTGGTCCCATGAATGCTCGGCCTTGAGATGGTCGAGTGATAGAACGCCGATAAGGATGCCTAAGTGGTGGTACATGGGCTGGTCGAGAGTGACCAAGGCATGGACCTTGCAGTGAGTGGGCTTGCGGACCGGATGGGTCTCCGTCCGTGGCTCGATAATGATGTGACATGAGCTGTGCGATTGTAAGGTTCTCAAAATCTCCTGGGAGAGCGTCGATgttcatcctcaaggtctcctgaaacaagtgaaaatcaacaagaaaaattaaaaagcaaggtGTCCTAGACGTTACTCTAGTTCCTGGACTCTTGTAAACAAACAATCTCTCCCCGGCAACGGCACCAAAAAGCTTGATGTGCGTGGTTTTTATcactttaaatattttaccttaaaagaccacacaactgctgcaagtgcacagctaatcggtagtagtatttaaggatcgatcccacagagagagagagttgttgtttagagaatccgtcggaagatatgtaaggctaggactcaataaaaatgggttttggttgtcacggtcgtAAGTAAGCAATAAACGTATATaaaaaagcaagtaaaataaataaaacaagcgTTAGGCATCAAGGGAAATTGTAGGggatcaatgatctatctatctaggaaagtttaggattggtttgtttatctaaaactcggactacaaaacacgaatgaaccgttaacttatagttcacaagctaaccgtctaagatatCTATACTCCGAGACTCAACTGCCGCAGGCAACAatgcatagatcaaagcattttaaacaagttcgattctaatccatgagattccataggtaaggggtatgtgcttcctatgactcctcacacatctaagataggtcaagcacacatgcaagcttttggcaaagcacacacactttagatcatagttagttcatgaggctaactttaagcattaagcaaagacttagaattaaagtatagaataaacaagaatataaatctaacaaaccctaaaaattgccacctaaactaagatcatctccctcctttgattatccctttaaacccaactagaaaacaactctagcatgtttaagggaatcatcaaagcacggtttaaacaattcataaaaataaaagaataaatagagaaaagggatttagatattacttcaatgattgtcaaacaaagttgtaaggatcttcttcctttagaaacaaagaacaaagcaaatagaataaaaaagagttggtggatctcaaagcttcaaagagagggacAAGAGAGGGCTTCAGGTCGTTGGTTGCTCCTCTTCTCGTGATCTCTTGGCTGTTCGGTGAAGCACACActaaaccctagggcttagaagagtatttatagggttttgtctaggtttagggttttgtaagggtagaaacgttttttcttcttgagtgcagGAAAAAGGACGGCGTAGGAAGGTTCTAGAACGAGGTGAAAActggactgggccgccgtggtggtcactggtcaggccttcaataaaaagcCCATTGGCTGAATGGTTCTCCTTACGTTGGTTTATAACATGTCTCGGTAAATTGGGCATAACTTCTGGACGAATGAATGGATTGAATTGATTTCACTTCGAgaagaaagatgactcttcgaGATTCCATAGAAACCAATTACGTCGAAATGTGAGTTGTAGAAGTTCTTCAAACGTttcccgtactgtaaagctctcaatctttcctaaaacatattttccttgtcttttggtcctttttgctataaaacatgtaaaatttttttgaaacctaaaatacttgataatagacattaaagtaTTAAAATCATGTCAAACtcatcctaaatgcatactaaaactatagctaaaatgggtaaaataatgatgttatcatatatatagatctataacctttttttataactaacctatatttaatctataacctattttgtaaccaacttataaaaattatatagtttacaaaaaaaggttgtgtacttccgttttattatataggggatgtacaaatttttaatgaaaatcataacattttcttttaaaattacgtttttatgtgtttatcttaattttaaagaaaatactatagttttatattttttttgatatattttttagcataaacagaattatacatatatttcatactatatatttgtattttattattaaaataataaaatgaccctaaaactagttcccaattaatccccgtttaatctccgattttcttgCTAGCCCATTTCGACCATCCGACTAGCGCCTATCAATTTTTAACACAGGGTTGCTTACGTGCAATACTcctattttattaaaatcacgttctaatggaaaaaaaactttcgaTTAATAGACCATGTTTTCTTatctaacatatataaatacttttcAATGAATCATGGggtttagctttttttttctttttttttttttttgatgattagGAAGTTGTTAGCTAATATAGTCCATGATGGTGTTCCTGTAAAGACAACAAAGAAAATTGTATTAACAACATACCCCTTGAGATTTCCATcttgtctttgatttttctttatcTTATATGCAAGCGTTATCTCTATTGTTGTTATATCGATGTggtggccaaaaaaaaaaaaaaaatcagaagtaTTCTACATAGGGTGATGGTGTTTACCATATACATTCTCTCCACGTTATAAACATAGGATTTGAAAATGAATTTATAGCAGTATGCCAGTATTAGTAGTATACATCAAAATTTTGGAAGTGAGCCGTCGTACGCTGAATGATGGCATCGGGCCAGACAAGAGTGATTTTACTTCGAACTAAACTAAGTAGGGATATATACATGCAcacaaagtaaaagaagaagatgatttcaGGTTTAGTCCACCACACCAATAGGGAAAAGGTTGGTTGACACCACAAGCTATTAGTCTAATACATTAATAtaactctatatattaataagttGACTCATTCTCCCTTCCAAGTTTACCTACTACTATATGCGTCACCAGATTGACGTCGAACTTTACCTTGTACACGGAAATGTGTACCATGATTCCAAGTAGTGGCAGATATTAAGAtcttaaaaagtataaaatacggtttataatcaaataatacctaaatttttttttctaagaggGGGTTAAGCctagtattaatttattaagcgggaacaaatattttcaattttagagCATATAGTGACTCATATAATAATTTCTTCGGATAGTTTCAGCTGAACTGTGTAGacaattttttgtaactttgtcaGTTAATCGCAATAACTCTCGTCAAGTTTAATACGTcactaaattattatatatttatttggtcttaatttatattttccatgttaattaatatattgataaatatatatatatatatatatatatatatatataatatcatagcCTAGTATTACTAAATTATAAAGGTTATACtgtatattattttgaatgtttgattgttttttgtttttgtttcttatacttatgtagataaaaaaatttcattcgattttcttaatttatttttttgctatatCTCTGGTTATACATTCTTTGACATGTATACAACTACAAGTCTCACTTTCATCTTTCATAATCACTATTTGATGATTGTGATATCAAATCTTTACAGGAATCACTATTATATTAACACGTTGTACCCAGTTTACCAAAGAGCATTATTCCCTTCAACGGTCTcgaattttttccttttgttattATTGAATGTGATGCTGCTTTACAAAGTACTTGGCCACATTATGATTTCGGCCAATGTGTAGTAAGCACATCACACTCTTTTTGAGGTTGACCTGAAGGTTGAACTGAAGATGGATTGAGTTCacattttgttaactttttttttttttttggtttacatgTAGATAGATCCCAACGATCTACCATTCTCCTATCAAATGAACCCCCTTTTGTCTacgattttcttttgtttagcatttattttttcttcttttttgtcaaacagcATTTATTTCTATTCGTTAACAAATACAGAAGTAAACATGTGTTCTTTATCCGAATTCGCTTTCTGCAAATATGACTATGTTAGTGAATCCTGCGTTGGGGAAGAAACCGCTGGATATATCGAAAACGGTGACCAGGATGACGACGTTATCTATGATTATGCTCCAGCAGCATGAGTGCATCATCAGCATTACTGCGTTCGATAATTGGTTTGGATCAGTTTTATATACACCATTCATATTTtgtatttctcttcttcttataatgATTTTGTGTACTTATATTAATCATATTGACCAAATGAATCCTCTCAAtctcttttcaatttctttttcacTGAAATAAATACACGTAAGACCTATATACTAATATACAGTTCATAATATCTTTGCCACTGGTGCCGGTGTTATGAGAGTaggaacacaaaaaaaatgttatatagaaGAATTATGCCTCTCATGAACATTCATTTCCTACAATAAGACAATACTAAAATGAGGTCGATCTCTCCTACTTGTAAGATAAAATATGCATGTGATTTGGGAAGTTATTCCATGTGTTAttcttatttattgttttacgaaaaggtaaagtttcttaatttataCATGAGTTTCAAAAATCAGTATTGAGAAACTCATGTATtctcaaaaatacaattaaggAATCTTGAAATTCTATGTAAAcgtacttaaatttttttttttatagtatcaTTTATAACTCAAAGTCGCACAAAATTTGCCTAAGAGATTTGATACATACTAACATACCAATGCCATTTAACAATTAGGAAATGGAGTTTTATATTAACCAACTATCACATTTTAATACATAACATACTTCCGTACAAGATTAAAATGTGTACTCGCAAGAAATGGAATCTTGCGAGTATGATGTCTTTGGACACGTTTTGCATCATTGGAAGACTTACAAGGAGGCGCTTTATTCAGCTTCTTAATTCCAGTTTAATCGGACGTAATTGTTTATGATGTATCATTAAATTATCAATATCGTATATCGTTGAATTTTCGAATTCCCTTACATTATTGATATGAAAAGAACGTATCAGCAGCATCAGAAAAAGGtcaatgaaatatatattgaataaaaagtacgattttgaataaaaatagtATTGAAAATTTGTAAGATGGGAATTAAATGTACTACAAATGACTACTACGTGATAAGTATAACGAACTTGAGACAATGATGCTTCATTATAGTTATATATTGGTGAAAAGGTACATTTATAGTTACTCATATAGTCTTGTAAAAAAAAGCGCATATTTAAGTCGAACCGCAGTTAAAACTCTATGCCCCAAATTTCAGTTTGAAGTGATCCAATGTTGCAGCTAGAATCTTATATTAAAgctcttttgttattttattttttgttgtgcGTGGGGAAAAATATTAGTGAAAAAGGAAAATGCTTTACATGTGTTACTCCACAGGAATATAAATGGACCGATAAATTAACTCAAGGTCTGATGTGTCACAAGAAAATCTTACGTGTGAGAACAAAATGTAATATCTATTGTgccaaacacacaacaacatgagCAATTCGCAAACTCCACAAAGGCAGTCAAGACCCCAAAGTGCGTTCACCACTTGCTATACCTTTAACTTCAACCTATAAAAGCCGTATTAGTCTCTCTTATTATATTCACCAAAATCACATCAACATTAAACGTTCATCATCACACTTCTTGTAGCTCCGTCCATCTATCTGCAATCCTCTTCAATCatacccaaaaccaaaaaaaaagaaacagtgaTGTCTTCCGTTGCAGACTTGGTCATCAAGAGCTTTAACCATGCTTCCACGGTATGTGATGAAGATGTGGTGGATACTTTTCGAGCAGCGTATGTTGAgagtggtggtgatgatgatgacagtGGCTATGATTATGCTCCTGCTGCGTAATTGtcttctattaatatataaatgtaatttaGGAGGAGAAAAAGATAGACAAAGTAAATGAGagacttttaccaaaaaaaaaaaagtaattgagATATCGATATCTAGCTAGGCCGTTTATGCACGACATAGTGTTGTGAGTCTTCTTATAGAATGAGCAAACGTTAGTTTCCTTAGCTGTAGGAGCAAAAACATTGGTCTGTTCCTTTGTTCCATTCTTTGTGCAttcatttgctttcttttgtttgactGTTAACTGAAAAACCATCACAAACCTACCCTTTTCCTTTAGTGTAACTTTgattttactaattatttttttttagtttcctaaattttttCTATTGTATCAAACACTTTTcatagattttgtgtttttttggttaagtaTTCACTTTCTTCATCAGCCTAAGATTAAATTGTTCATCTGTCCTTTCATCCGGATGAAAAGTTTAATTACCTAACTGGTTTATCATATAAGAGGTGAAACTTTTTACAATTTGAAAGTTGTATACGAAACTGTAGCCGTATATGTACTTAGTTCACCAATTAATTTGTATGATCTTCATTGGTTCATAAATTTCTATAATCATTATTAAGCTCATTATTTCTACCGATTTATCCATAGCAGCAAGACCAAACTAGTTTTACTGATGTATGGATTATGTTTGATCTGATAAAATCGGACTCCCATCCTCCACAGTCCACACGATGATATTTGGCAGTATATCTTTCGACATAAAGAGTTTTCCCTAACTTTCCATAACATGATAATATTTGGCAGTATATACTTTCGACATCTCTATTCACTTTTCAATTACTTCTCAATTActaaattcaattaattttacgAAGTATCAACGTTTTGTAGTTTTGGGTTGCAACAAATATTAACCGTTtctaatactataattttatatttttttcttaacgtTACAAAGTTTGTTCACCTTAATGTTACAATTTTTGTATTCCTTAACTAAGTAAAATTAGGGTTATTACCATTGTTGTTGtcaattctttcaaattcagtttttatttttaacacaatttagtctttttctatatatatatttagtgatctattcctcttttttttttttcaaaattgaactTATTTTCTCATTTGTTCCATTCTTTTTCCTAGCAAGGATAGATCGTGGATGCTGTGATGATAGTGCTTAACCTGCAAGCAGAGcaagaaaatgagattttacCATGTGTGCAAGTTTCATCAATATGCACTTACACGATCTTTATCAGgactttttagttatatttcttaactttaatctgattaaaaataaatcaaaaatggcAATATTACTAAGAAGAGCCTCTTAATTAATAATCCCTAAGAAGCATCGACATGCTCAATTATTGTTGGgtgagggaaaaaaaattgataattttttcttcCGCCTCTCTTTCTTTGTCGACAATCTATTGCAAGGAGAGGAGGAAGATTCAATTTGTGGTGACCGACAGCAGATATCAACGCCGACTCTAGTGCATGTAATCCGCAAGTTTTGTCTTTGAAATCGGAGAGTCACATTCACCAAATCGAAGAGTCACAGTCACATTCTCCGGTGGATCCGATTTGCACATACACGTTGGAGGAGGAACATGAAAGTTTTATACTTTTTTCGGAATCTATATACGTTAGGTTGGGATTTCATCTGGAGCTGCTGCAGACTGCAGTAGCAGCAATCAGTTTGGCTAAAATAGAAGAGAATGCTGGAAAACTTATCACGGTGAGAAAGatcaatattgttttttgaGTAATCACAGTTAGTATTTCTTTAGCTCTTAATAGTCTTCGTAAAAAACATGTTCTGTTTAGTTCCATCCACAAAGAGATACAAGAGATGAGATATTAGTAGCAGCAATTAGAAAAGCTCCCTCAAGTTTGGTCCTTTGGGAGATTGTAAACAACAAATCTCTCTGCAATATCGAAAAGAGAGGtaaaaatcaaagtttttttttctttttcttaactcaAAACTTTAACTTCGTATGTTAATCTTACAAGCCAGCACCTACCTTTACAGGTTTTGAGACTGCCGTATAGAAATAGTTGCAGAAGTTGCAGGTTTTGTAAGAACAGAAGAGCAAAAATAAGAATAGCTCTCTTATTATTAACttaagaaaatctctcaaaactaaagtTCTCTCACAATTGCTCTCACCAAAACCTTAAGTCAAACTCACAAAACTATCTTATGTTTGCCATAACTTTTGATAGCGATTTTGTAAATGCTGTCTTTGCCAGTGATATCTTAGAAGGGACACATACAATAACGTTTTTTCGTATGCTATTAATTGTCTCTCTATAATAGTGCAAttttatcattatattaaaattattagtaGCGTTTTTTATTTgccatattataattaattatagcGAAATATTTGTACTATAGTTTTGTCAACAGTCAGCTAtatatttt
Coding sequences within:
- the LOC104742253 gene encoding uncharacterized protein LOC104742253 codes for the protein MSSVADLVIKSFNHASTVCDEDVVDTFRAAYVESGGDDDDSGYDYAPAA